The following is a genomic window from Malus sylvestris chromosome 7, drMalSylv7.2, whole genome shotgun sequence.
caaaacctgcacactgaacactgagagccagagaatccttaatagccaactcatcagaccgtttggaaagtagtctgttatctttgggagtgagaatgttcttggccaccatcgcagcggtcatatcattcttcttcatagagtccctaacggtaagatgaccaatagaagataagaaggatgggcgccatatgttgtcttgagaaggcatggctgcctcttcaccgaagttcaagtcaaaacgacggtcggatgagccagacattctcaaaaatgatgaaggagaaatgaggtgcaataaatctctgaagtaaggggaaaattcttacaagcaataactctctgaatgtacttcttgcacacaattggtgcccttataaaagaaagggcaactgggttgttggttcaaaaatcaaagaggcaccactctccggatttcgaaaaggcaccactttccacacgcaacatcagctcatcgggtaccacagataactttgccaaagatctctgacaaagtttagacacataaattttgaagatccagctacctgactattacccataagggtaaaggaacaacaccactgcttgataactagaaagtcccagtgtgtgtcaacctccgtgcttcgtggtaaggcagactggcaaaaatgcctaacctttactcacattcgagaaaacactcccaacaaaattgcttgctcaaaaatcaaagaggcatcactttccgaatctcaagagccagactcccaacaggattactttctcaaaaatcgaagagacattgctctccgaatctcaagagtcagactcacaataggattgctttctcaaaaatcgaggAGGCACCATTCTCTAAATCTTGAGAGcaagatccccgacaggattgcttgttcgaaagctgaagaggcaccgctctccgaacttcgagagccagatttccttggataaagcttgtctgcaatcttcacacgcaacatcagctttccagataccacagaccactttttcaaagcgctctgacaaagttaaaacatgtgaagcttgcagctcccactacattgctatgaccaagaagggtaaaggaatagcattattacttgttcaaaaatcgaagagacatcgccCTCCAaacctcgagagccagactcccaacatgattactttctcaaaaatcaaagaggcactgctctccgaatctcaagagccagactcccaacaggatttctttctcaaaaatcgaagaggcaccgttctccgaatctcgagagccagatccccgacaggattgcttgttcgaaaatcgaagaggcatcactctctgaacttcgagagtcaaatttccttggataaagcttgtctgcaatcttcacatgcaacatcagctttccaaataccacataccactttttcaaagtgctctgacaaagttaaaacacgtgaagcttgcaactcccactacattgctacgaccaagaagggtaaaggaatagcattactacttgttgttagggagactcctatatatgtcgacatccATCCTCCACGAacaagcagacctgcaaaaatgctcaaccattcCTCATATTTGAGAAgacactcccaacgaagcctttcgaaatattcagctttcttcccccccaataatacctatgcaaaccagccacaccagagcaagagtgatagacgcatatttatgcgacttagttaactagttttcttgcatttacgttattagttcttagttattttagtactttaagtcattttcgtgtgtttgtaggtccaaagggctaaggtagcaagaaagtgcattttggtgcattttggagcagttttgagcttggaatggattacatatgatatgagcaagatggatggacgaatttgaagacaaaagaggctaagaacatgctaaaaatctggtgaaacaaatacaagttgcaagaagggataaatttctagaaggattggccaaaacttcactcaaaacacatcaatgccgtggcttttacttccacctccaccagaaatttgagtaatgatgcaatgcttaactcaccatgacatgtgagtggatgatgcaatgcttagctcaccatgacatgtgagtggatgatgcaatgcttagctaaccatgacatgtgagtggatgactcaatacctaacccaccaacaattcccactctttgccatgctcacctactcaattccaccaacattttgtgttaaacaagtccatcctcttcctataaataccatggcatcaacctcattcaaatcatccagaaattaaccattctccaagcctttccttgcctctcctacatatctaaaccccttcccatccattcctccaaataaccaacccttcaacatcattccaaccttgttgttgcggcaaagagaaggagaaaagtccttagacgcacttgctatccaacatggatcgttggaacgtttaggtgctttctttcctttgtttttcaatgtttaaatttgtttatctttgttttgtaataatgaggaactaaaccccccttggctaggggggattcgaaaccatgttaatgcttgcaatatgatttgattacttttaattgcgtttcataagttatgaattcgatttacttatctatttgattgataacatgtttatgtatgttgattagggatgcatacttagtttgcatgcataaatatgatgctagagtataagggaatttcacctaatcgttatgaacttatattcatgagtagtaaaagtcgctagtcacgattgtgttaagtaaatccttggcataagtttcatgcaaatcatagtaacgagtgcctcgtcaatgcttatgtttttcatagaacttaatgattcttgcttgtatctctattatgcaattcatgtagggaacttgtagggaatgttttgggttgtcgaatgcaatcatccaacccaataacttgtggaaaaaactgagggttaattagtgcaattcacggttaatttggggcgttgagaattaataagttattgaaatgcaattggaaatcattttgtatgcaagcaagacatgtgtggagaagaaccccttagctagccttccattatccattcaacccaaatttgtttaaaatctatttaagtttttagtttattcgtttttactttcaacttcaccaaactcaaatcccccttttactttcttgttttaaaatcttttgtttacatttttaactttgtttctttttgtttttaaattagttttcaagtgatttagcaatccctcctaatccccggtttagaacgatccctacttacatctatactacaattgtcaaaaagagggttaaatttgtgtgcttatatatttcgcatcaaattttggcgccgttgccggggattagcaactttgctaatcccttggttcttttctttttgtttagtttgtttttgttttagtttctgacttagttttgttttccttgttttgtgttacttttgatatttgagttatttttttctttgattttaggtacaaatggagcaagacatggcacttgcgaccattcaagctcaattggcacagctcactgctcaattgactcataatgccgaacggaccacaatggcaagtgtccctacatttgatgtgccctatgggcaaggatatcaacaTCCTCAATTCACTGTGAacgaagatgcttggggttatcaaggctatgatcaaccaagcaacaacatgttttccaacgcttacaattcggcttggagagatcattcaaattatatgtggggggaacctcaacaattccaacaagagggatattggcagcaagaggaggagttctattcaaaacctatgcaatatgctcaatcaaactcaggttcgtcaataaattataatcaaattcttaatgaattaaattgtttggtgcagggctcacaaaatcaagccaaggaggctcaacaagatgcatattggcagccatatgaggagttctacaCCACACCTATACAGCCACCACCGCataccccacaacaattccaatcaaattcaagtatgtccatggatagtgatcaaattcttcaagtactaacctctttgacgcaggaccaacaaaatcaagacaagaagttggataaattgaagagtcaaatgggagagattatggaattcatggtacaaattcaagagcaaagtgaactctccaactcaactgttgaaaattcgaaggaagattttgaaatccacgatgctatcactttgggaagtgctatgaaggatgaagctgtcccagaaccatccaaacacagcccgaacatggatgaattgctgctgcaagcagaagaggaggaggacgacctgggcagtttagaagaattcttgctgcaagctcctcaaatccctatgtcatctaactcaggtgaggaagttctaaattcacttcattctaacattattccaccgaatgtcctttgtccttgcaggttttttattccaaatatcaaagagagtgaaaaagacattgtggaagctcttccaaaggtgcaaagtgatatccaaattcttggtgcaccaaaacaagttcccgatgctattgaaacgttcaaagaaccttgcacaccaagaaaagggattcaagagaatgaagtggttgaaacatatcaagaatacatccaagaggttgtgcatgagacaatcaagcccaaagcagttgagtttgatgacacgggacaagccacaaccatcatagtaaacctggccaagttcaaaATCCTGGAAatgttcaaagatgtggtgtttgtcattgagtttgtgtcggaaaaagaaagtaagtcatcttctccaatttcaattttaatttatactaacatgtttctgattttgatgattcaggcacccactcttgaatttaaaccattgccgaatcatttcaagtatcacctcccattaaaagataaattccatgctttggagccgaggggaatttaaaggaaagattcgtccggctaaagacgttaaatcaagcgcttcttgggaggcaacccaagcattcaacgaagggagactttggaatcgctaacccaatcagatttgcattcttacacccttatctttactactttcattttgttttgtttagttagttgtgttatttggttgatttatgtgagtttgtgttatttagtttaagtgtgggggaaggttaaccaaagtctttttacattaatttacatttaaaaataaaaaataaaaataaaaaaataaaaaacacaaaaaaaacaaaaaaacaaaaataattaaacaaagttttttttacattgatttacatattttacattgatttaaaaaaaaaaacaaaacaaaacacacctaaaaataaaaaaaaattaaaaataaaaattaaaaaaaaaaaaaaaaaaaaaaacattaaagtaaaaatattttacaatgatgtgtaaactaatagcattcattggtcaggtggtgcttcagtagtcggcggtgCTTCaacagtcggcggggccacagaaggaggaggcaacagaggttgatcagttggagcttcactacgcgatgctgctccagaagacgaaggcagatgctgttggaacaaacccacaaacctccgatgatcaagtaaaatctgaccatcagattcatgtatctggtcaattttcctcttcatggttgtggcatagttgtgtgcaagcttatgcaattgtttattttcatgcttgagtcctctaatctcctctttgagactctgtatttcagccaccaacgattcaacgtgacgggttcgagcatataggcgttgggccatgttggacacagaacccgcacactgcacgctaagagccagagactccttaaccgccaattcatcagatcgtctagcgagcagtctggtatctctgggggtgacaaggttccgggccaccaccgcagcggtcatgtcatttttcatcaccgaatccccaacggtaagaggaccagtaggggatatgaaagatgggcgccatatgttgtctggtgaaggcggagctgcctcttcaccaatgttcaagtcaaaacgacgatcggaagggccagacattttctgaaggtggtgaagaaagaagagagtcggactgattaagattttggaagtttacaggagggagctcaagtgtgttgtggaataaaattaacgcctctataaaaagaagaaatcaaagaggcgctcctcagaaatcgaagaagcgtcctcttgcaaatcgaagagtcagggctcctttctcaaaagtcggattcttttctcaaaagaggcgtttcatttcttaaaggctgggcttgctcagaaaccacgagccgaaccccggatttcaaaagatcaatttgtccagacgtgttgtcactcgtcacatgcaactggcagctttgcggaaattacgggcagctttgtcagaaagcgcgtaatttgtactattcatccatccaccggctgccgacaatgagtgagagaatagttccggttgtgaagaaaagtcctataagtatttaccttcgccttccacagcaaaggcacaccctctcagcacttcttcatctccgagaatgcattcccaaagaaccctctcgagtcacactgtattcctcattccctgggatacccctgcaaacaacccatccagagcaaaagtatttcatatcataaaggttgaaagcaagagtatctcatatcatgcattctccatgtccttttccttgtctttgttctaacctgcaggacatggagaaattgctctcgagtactcgtcttccactgctgatgtacttccaaagaagctgccacatcttcctgaagaacagataaggcaagcgaaaatgataccaacagcatgtggagacaacgtacagaagaaacaagcagagaagaatgcagcttgcacaatcatcccagcggaaggagtccgagctgaagaactagagaagctgccacatctgcttggagaacaaataaggaactgcaacatcaccaaagagcaaagcttcgccgtacaatatcatcaaatcattacttgcaagtaaaaagctaagtgtcaccctgttcaagaggaaagctgtggaaagtcaacaagcacgaccaatgatcacttattagttctattcattgtcttttatcgtgattttcaatttttcatttgcaattttttttatattttcttgtgttACTAAACtgatttatttcttttctttgcaggaacttttggttatttccacccttgaagttgattgcagaattttagcttggggggtcatcgcttggttttactgcaaactatggaagttttcagtccaattgctttattttgtttcttattatttatttattttatttttatttgcattatagtgttttctgacattggggtatagatttcatgggtcctttccctccatcttttggtttcacttatatcttgctagctgttgattatgtttccaaacgggtggaagccaaagccacccggactaacGATTCAAAggttgttgcagattttgtgaaaactaatatctttgctaggtttggcatgcctagagttctcattagtgatggaggcaacccatggaaataaagaagacctaggaatttCCAACTCCAAAACCAGGTGTTTGCGTTCTTTAACCCTCCTCTctgttgcttttactttgccatgtttATCATGTTtcctcgttgtttgtttgtttgcttttgtgtgagtttatgtttgaaacattgaggacaatgttatatttaagtgtgggggggtaaacaagttgttgttgcatgattttcgtgggattttattcaccaatcacttacaatgttgtttcttgctgttttaagtgtttttagtgtgtttttaagtatgttagtatgttttgacataaaaatccgaaaatttgacaaaaatttgaaaaaaaaattgttttgaaaaagccaaaaagagttgtttttgtgtgtttgtttgtgtcttagggtaccttccaacacaaataatgaggatttggtttttaattgcatgactgttaaagaaagttataaacatggatggaagtttgatatgctcttgatttatgcttggttatagttatagtttacgaattcacatgtaatcacaaagaaaaaaaatcagtttttgtaacatgcttgaaggaaggaactcaaactaacactacaaccttgagagacttgagcctaatacgttctttggagagttattaatctgtgcatttttgttttctaaagtcgttgcatgatctcatcattctttgcttggttgctacttagaaggcgtttcatcatttagttccaaatactagaacttatgcccgttccat
Proteins encoded in this region:
- the LOC126628526 gene encoding uncharacterized protein LOC126628526 — encoded protein: MEQDMALATIQAQLAQLTAQLTHNAERTTMASVPTFDVPYGQGYQHPQFTVNEDAWGYQGYDQPSNNMFSNAYNSAWRDHSNYMWGEPQQFQQEGYWQQEEEFYSKPMQYAQSNSGSSINYNQILNELNCLVQGSQNQAKEAQQDAYWQPYEEFYTTPIQPPPHTPQQFQSNSSMSMDSDQILQVLTSLTQDQQNQDKKLDKLKSQMGEIMEFMVQIQEQSELSNSTVENSKEDFEIHDAITLGSAMKDEAVPEPSKHSPNMDELLLQAEEEEDDLGSLEEFLLQAPQIPMSSNSGEEVLNSLHSNIIPPNVLCPCRFFIPNIKESEKDIVEALPKVQSDIQILGAPKQVPDAIETFKEPCTPRKGIQENEVVETYQEYIQEVVHETIKPKAVEFDDTGQATTIIVNLAKFKILEMFKDVVFVIEFVSEKERTFGYFHP